One Epinephelus lanceolatus isolate andai-2023 chromosome 10, ASM4190304v1, whole genome shotgun sequence genomic region harbors:
- the g6fl gene encoding g6f-like isoform X4, with amino-acid sequence MESGFLAVILVSSFAVNSSHSAITDWEDVVVAREGMPTTLVCTDTVRGAVAINWMVKSLGADDLKLVLSASETNEFSGGASRASMQLSDPNFQDTGVFSLSLVPTMEDIGLYSCLIKQQERKLKEKIILLAILTVTVVPAAPIPQQSTLRLIACVNPPSAAKKITWAAPGGIPIKSETKPNTGTVAKLPQVQNSDNGAYVCMVHPWGNSSSALFPFNVEVTVDADNVASFTSITHESEVSTATQAQTPFLMTCPGVVGDFVRLHWLPPDRKRATDMKLVYEYDRWRDSTILTAHSKKLMLAGPPYNAEAGSFAFLLTPGLQDGGLYVCDVFQNDNAFSNRVTLSVLKGIEQSLSVHSGEAENIYENPEDVRQAPPQGSVYMDLKPRGEDDVYKELERY; translated from the exons ATGGAGTCTGGTTTTCTCGCCGTTATTCTTGTCTCCTCTTTTGCAGTGAATTCCTCTCACTCTGCCATCACAG ACTGGGAAGATGTTGTGGTGGCGAGAGAGGGCATGCCTACCACCTTGGTCTGCACTGATACAGTCAGGGGTGCCGTGGCCATTAACTGGATGGTGAAGTCACTTGGTGCGGATGATTTGAAACTGGTTCTCTCAGCCAGCGAAACTAACGAGTTCTCGGGTGGTGCCTCGAGGGCATCCATGCAGTTGAGTGACCCTAACTTTCAAGACACAGgggttttctctctgtccttaGTTCCCACAATGGAGGACATTGGTCTCTACTCATGCTTGATTAAGCAACAAGAGAGGAAACTGAAGGAGAAGATTATCCTCTTAGCCATCCTTACAG TGACGGTTGTCCCTGCTGCACCCATTCCTCAGCAAAGCACCCTGCGGCTGATTGCTTGTGTTAATCCTCCCTCTGCCGCCAAAAAGATCACCTGGGCAGCACCTGGCGGCATTCCCATAAAGAGTGAGACGAAGCCAAACACAGGCACAGTGGCCAAACTGCCACAGGTCCAGAACAGTGACAATGGGGCTTATGTTTGTATGGTTCACCCTTGGGGTAACAGCAGCAGCGCTCTTTTCCCCTTCAACGTGGAGGTGACTGTTGATG CTGACAATGTGGCCTCATTCACCAGTATAACACATG AAAGCGAAGTCTCCACTGCCACTCAGGCTCAGACCCCTTTCCTCATGACCTGTCCTGGTGTCGTGGGAGACTTCGTCAGGCTGCACTGGCTACCTCCAGACAGGAAGAGGGCTACTGATATGAAGTTGGTGTACGAGTACGACCGCTGGAGGGATTCCACCATTTTAACAGCGCACAGCAAGAAACTCATGCTTGCCGGCCCACCCTACAACGCAGAGGCTGGGAGCTTCGCCTTTCTGCTCACTCCTGGGTTGCAAGATGGAGGCCTCTATGTCTGTGACGTGTTCCAAAATGACAACGCCTTCAGCAACAGGGTCACGCTGAGCGTGCTGAAAG GTATTGAGCAGTCCCTGTCTGTCCACTCGGGTGAAGCAGAGAACATCTATGAGAATCCTGAGGATGTCAGACAG GCTCCCCCCCAGGGCTCAGTCTACATG GATCTGAAGCCAAGAGGAGAGGATGATGTCTATAAGGAACTGGAGCG ATACTAA
- the g6fl gene encoding g6f-like isoform X1 — protein MESGFLAVILVSSFAVNSSHSAITDWEDVVVAREGMPTTLVCTDTVRGAVAINWMVKSLGADDLKLVLSASETNEFSGGASRASMQLSDPNFQDTGVFSLSLVPTMEDIGLYSCLIKQQERKLKEKIILLAILTVTVVPAAPIPQQSTLRLIACVNPPSAAKKITWAAPGGIPIKSETKPNTGTVAKLPQVQNSDNGAYVCMVHPWGNSSSALFPFNVEVTVDADNVASFTSITHESEVSTATQAQTPFLMTCPGVVGDFVRLHWLPPDRKRATDMKLVYEYDRWRDSTILTAHSKKLMLAGPPYNAEAGSFAFLLTPGLQDGGLYVCDVFQNDNAFSNRVTLSVLKVKISYSSSKLELGCLYSERSQVQSAVWKYQNKSRRLELFSNRPGSITTTLALPIAPDTAGNYTCILRLKNGRTVWATQAVTLPHEAEKDVKIDTPSLLPFLSALLLLVPLVAVAVCVLLWRQKHISDRGIEQSLSVHSGEAENIYENPEDVRQAPPQGSVYMDLKPRGEDDVYKELERY, from the exons ATGGAGTCTGGTTTTCTCGCCGTTATTCTTGTCTCCTCTTTTGCAGTGAATTCCTCTCACTCTGCCATCACAG ACTGGGAAGATGTTGTGGTGGCGAGAGAGGGCATGCCTACCACCTTGGTCTGCACTGATACAGTCAGGGGTGCCGTGGCCATTAACTGGATGGTGAAGTCACTTGGTGCGGATGATTTGAAACTGGTTCTCTCAGCCAGCGAAACTAACGAGTTCTCGGGTGGTGCCTCGAGGGCATCCATGCAGTTGAGTGACCCTAACTTTCAAGACACAGgggttttctctctgtccttaGTTCCCACAATGGAGGACATTGGTCTCTACTCATGCTTGATTAAGCAACAAGAGAGGAAACTGAAGGAGAAGATTATCCTCTTAGCCATCCTTACAG TGACGGTTGTCCCTGCTGCACCCATTCCTCAGCAAAGCACCCTGCGGCTGATTGCTTGTGTTAATCCTCCCTCTGCCGCCAAAAAGATCACCTGGGCAGCACCTGGCGGCATTCCCATAAAGAGTGAGACGAAGCCAAACACAGGCACAGTGGCCAAACTGCCACAGGTCCAGAACAGTGACAATGGGGCTTATGTTTGTATGGTTCACCCTTGGGGTAACAGCAGCAGCGCTCTTTTCCCCTTCAACGTGGAGGTGACTGTTGATG CTGACAATGTGGCCTCATTCACCAGTATAACACATG AAAGCGAAGTCTCCACTGCCACTCAGGCTCAGACCCCTTTCCTCATGACCTGTCCTGGTGTCGTGGGAGACTTCGTCAGGCTGCACTGGCTACCTCCAGACAGGAAGAGGGCTACTGATATGAAGTTGGTGTACGAGTACGACCGCTGGAGGGATTCCACCATTTTAACAGCGCACAGCAAGAAACTCATGCTTGCCGGCCCACCCTACAACGCAGAGGCTGGGAGCTTCGCCTTTCTGCTCACTCCTGGGTTGCAAGATGGAGGCCTCTATGTCTGTGACGTGTTCCAAAATGACAACGCCTTCAGCAACAGGGTCACGCTGAGCGTGCTGAAAG TTAAAATCAGCTATTCCTCCTCAAAGCTGGAATTGGGGTGCCTGTACTCAGAGCGGTCTCAGGTCCAAAGTGCTGTTTGGAAGTACCAGAATAAGAGTCGCCGGCTAGAGTTGTTTAGCAACCGCCCTGGCAGCATTACCACCACTCTGGCCTTACCCATCGCCCCTGACACAGCCGGGAACTACACCTGCATCCTACGGCTGAAAAATGGCCGGACCGTCTGGGCAACTCAAGCTGTCACACTGCCCCATGAAGCTGAGAAGGATG tcaaGATCGACACCCCCTCCCTGctcccttttctctctgctttatTACTCCTGGTGCCCCTGGTTGCTGTGGCTGTCTGTGTGTTGCTATGgagacagaaacacatttctgaTCGCG GTATTGAGCAGTCCCTGTCTGTCCACTCGGGTGAAGCAGAGAACATCTATGAGAATCCTGAGGATGTCAGACAG GCTCCCCCCCAGGGCTCAGTCTACATG GATCTGAAGCCAAGAGGAGAGGATGATGTCTATAAGGAACTGGAGCG ATACTAA
- the g6fl gene encoding g6f-like isoform X2 has product MESGFLAVILVSSFAVNSSHSAITDWEDVVVAREGMPTTLVCTDTVRGAVAINWMVKSLGADDLKLVLSASETNEFSGGASRASMQLSDPNFQDTGVFSLSLVPTMEDIGLYSCLIKQQERKLKEKIILLAILTVTVVPAAPIPQQSTLRLIACVNPPSAAKKITWAAPGGIPIKSETKPNTGTVAKLPQVQNSDNGAYVCMVHPWGNSSSALFPFNVEVTVDADNVASFTSITHESEVSTATQAQTPFLMTCPGVVGDFVRLHWLPPDRKRATDMKLVYEYDRWRDSTILTAHSKKLMLAGPPYNAEAGSFAFLLTPGLQDGGLYVCDVFQNDNAFSNRVTLSVLKVKISYSSSKLELGCLYSERSQVQSAVWKYQNKSRRLELFSNRPGSITTTLALPIAPDTAGNYTCILRLKNGRTVWATQAVTLPHEAEKDGIEQSLSVHSGEAENIYENPEDVRQAPPQGSVYMDLKPRGEDDVYKELERY; this is encoded by the exons ATGGAGTCTGGTTTTCTCGCCGTTATTCTTGTCTCCTCTTTTGCAGTGAATTCCTCTCACTCTGCCATCACAG ACTGGGAAGATGTTGTGGTGGCGAGAGAGGGCATGCCTACCACCTTGGTCTGCACTGATACAGTCAGGGGTGCCGTGGCCATTAACTGGATGGTGAAGTCACTTGGTGCGGATGATTTGAAACTGGTTCTCTCAGCCAGCGAAACTAACGAGTTCTCGGGTGGTGCCTCGAGGGCATCCATGCAGTTGAGTGACCCTAACTTTCAAGACACAGgggttttctctctgtccttaGTTCCCACAATGGAGGACATTGGTCTCTACTCATGCTTGATTAAGCAACAAGAGAGGAAACTGAAGGAGAAGATTATCCTCTTAGCCATCCTTACAG TGACGGTTGTCCCTGCTGCACCCATTCCTCAGCAAAGCACCCTGCGGCTGATTGCTTGTGTTAATCCTCCCTCTGCCGCCAAAAAGATCACCTGGGCAGCACCTGGCGGCATTCCCATAAAGAGTGAGACGAAGCCAAACACAGGCACAGTGGCCAAACTGCCACAGGTCCAGAACAGTGACAATGGGGCTTATGTTTGTATGGTTCACCCTTGGGGTAACAGCAGCAGCGCTCTTTTCCCCTTCAACGTGGAGGTGACTGTTGATG CTGACAATGTGGCCTCATTCACCAGTATAACACATG AAAGCGAAGTCTCCACTGCCACTCAGGCTCAGACCCCTTTCCTCATGACCTGTCCTGGTGTCGTGGGAGACTTCGTCAGGCTGCACTGGCTACCTCCAGACAGGAAGAGGGCTACTGATATGAAGTTGGTGTACGAGTACGACCGCTGGAGGGATTCCACCATTTTAACAGCGCACAGCAAGAAACTCATGCTTGCCGGCCCACCCTACAACGCAGAGGCTGGGAGCTTCGCCTTTCTGCTCACTCCTGGGTTGCAAGATGGAGGCCTCTATGTCTGTGACGTGTTCCAAAATGACAACGCCTTCAGCAACAGGGTCACGCTGAGCGTGCTGAAAG TTAAAATCAGCTATTCCTCCTCAAAGCTGGAATTGGGGTGCCTGTACTCAGAGCGGTCTCAGGTCCAAAGTGCTGTTTGGAAGTACCAGAATAAGAGTCGCCGGCTAGAGTTGTTTAGCAACCGCCCTGGCAGCATTACCACCACTCTGGCCTTACCCATCGCCCCTGACACAGCCGGGAACTACACCTGCATCCTACGGCTGAAAAATGGCCGGACCGTCTGGGCAACTCAAGCTGTCACACTGCCCCATGAAGCTGAGAAGGATG GTATTGAGCAGTCCCTGTCTGTCCACTCGGGTGAAGCAGAGAACATCTATGAGAATCCTGAGGATGTCAGACAG GCTCCCCCCCAGGGCTCAGTCTACATG GATCTGAAGCCAAGAGGAGAGGATGATGTCTATAAGGAACTGGAGCG ATACTAA
- the g6fl gene encoding g6f-like isoform X3 has product MESGFLAVILVSSFAVNSSHSAITVPTMEDIGLYSCLIKQQERKLKEKIILLAILTVTVVPAAPIPQQSTLRLIACVNPPSAAKKITWAAPGGIPIKSETKPNTGTVAKLPQVQNSDNGAYVCMVHPWGNSSSALFPFNVEVTVDADNVASFTSITHESEVSTATQAQTPFLMTCPGVVGDFVRLHWLPPDRKRATDMKLVYEYDRWRDSTILTAHSKKLMLAGPPYNAEAGSFAFLLTPGLQDGGLYVCDVFQNDNAFSNRVTLSVLKVKISYSSSKLELGCLYSERSQVQSAVWKYQNKSRRLELFSNRPGSITTTLALPIAPDTAGNYTCILRLKNGRTVWATQAVTLPHEAEKDVKIDTPSLLPFLSALLLLVPLVAVAVCVLLWRQKHISDRGIEQSLSVHSGEAENIYENPEDVRQAPPQGSVYMDLKPRGEDDVYKELERY; this is encoded by the exons ATGGAGTCTGGTTTTCTCGCCGTTATTCTTGTCTCCTCTTTTGCAGTGAATTCCTCTCACTCTGCCATCACAG TTCCCACAATGGAGGACATTGGTCTCTACTCATGCTTGATTAAGCAACAAGAGAGGAAACTGAAGGAGAAGATTATCCTCTTAGCCATCCTTACAG TGACGGTTGTCCCTGCTGCACCCATTCCTCAGCAAAGCACCCTGCGGCTGATTGCTTGTGTTAATCCTCCCTCTGCCGCCAAAAAGATCACCTGGGCAGCACCTGGCGGCATTCCCATAAAGAGTGAGACGAAGCCAAACACAGGCACAGTGGCCAAACTGCCACAGGTCCAGAACAGTGACAATGGGGCTTATGTTTGTATGGTTCACCCTTGGGGTAACAGCAGCAGCGCTCTTTTCCCCTTCAACGTGGAGGTGACTGTTGATG CTGACAATGTGGCCTCATTCACCAGTATAACACATG AAAGCGAAGTCTCCACTGCCACTCAGGCTCAGACCCCTTTCCTCATGACCTGTCCTGGTGTCGTGGGAGACTTCGTCAGGCTGCACTGGCTACCTCCAGACAGGAAGAGGGCTACTGATATGAAGTTGGTGTACGAGTACGACCGCTGGAGGGATTCCACCATTTTAACAGCGCACAGCAAGAAACTCATGCTTGCCGGCCCACCCTACAACGCAGAGGCTGGGAGCTTCGCCTTTCTGCTCACTCCTGGGTTGCAAGATGGAGGCCTCTATGTCTGTGACGTGTTCCAAAATGACAACGCCTTCAGCAACAGGGTCACGCTGAGCGTGCTGAAAG TTAAAATCAGCTATTCCTCCTCAAAGCTGGAATTGGGGTGCCTGTACTCAGAGCGGTCTCAGGTCCAAAGTGCTGTTTGGAAGTACCAGAATAAGAGTCGCCGGCTAGAGTTGTTTAGCAACCGCCCTGGCAGCATTACCACCACTCTGGCCTTACCCATCGCCCCTGACACAGCCGGGAACTACACCTGCATCCTACGGCTGAAAAATGGCCGGACCGTCTGGGCAACTCAAGCTGTCACACTGCCCCATGAAGCTGAGAAGGATG tcaaGATCGACACCCCCTCCCTGctcccttttctctctgctttatTACTCCTGGTGCCCCTGGTTGCTGTGGCTGTCTGTGTGTTGCTATGgagacagaaacacatttctgaTCGCG GTATTGAGCAGTCCCTGTCTGTCCACTCGGGTGAAGCAGAGAACATCTATGAGAATCCTGAGGATGTCAGACAG GCTCCCCCCCAGGGCTCAGTCTACATG GATCTGAAGCCAAGAGGAGAGGATGATGTCTATAAGGAACTGGAGCG ATACTAA